A single Lolium perenne isolate Kyuss_39 chromosome 6, Kyuss_2.0, whole genome shotgun sequence DNA region contains:
- the LOC127307599 gene encoding histone H4, translated as MSGRGKGGKGLGKGGAKRHRKVLRDNIQGITKPAIRRLARRGGVKRISGLIYEETRGVLKIFLENVIRDAVTYTEHARRKTVTAMDVVYALKRQGRTLYGFGG; from the coding sequence ATGTCCGgccgcggcaagggaggcaaggggctCGGGAAGGGCGGCGCCAAGCGCCACCGCAAGGTCCTCCGCGACAACATCCAGGGCATCACCAAGCCGGCGATCCGGCGCCTTGCTCGCCGCGGCGGCGTGAAGCGCATCTCCGGGCTCATCTACGAGGAGACCCGCGGCGTCCTCAAGATCttcctcgagaacgtcatccgcgacGCCGTCACCTACACCGAGCACGCCCGCCGCAAGACCGTCACCGCCATGGACGTCGTCTACGCGCTCAAGCGCCAGGGACGCACCCTCTACGGCTTCGGCGGTTAG
- the LOC127307597 gene encoding uncharacterized protein: protein MMAAGEEAATAFVETSLGTRIAVSFPAPNTTVAHLKRIVSDEHAASFPRTVQIAVEYFKVRRRGSWYHLADSVPVRAAFHGVRGAWHLHAHVLPHSAAAAAHSECNVHMLHHVLCSHQNAIGDAAVAAQGSDAPATDQQDGHGHPGDAHQDGYSPVTGQQLAGVTEALRGRKRFRVKEDGDRGQSVLAGCDGGSLAALVYSVRQDGQNECTHNSTSKRICAAREDGLLDEVGANTVGSGGDVAARSKMLEDEGALGESCCHDEGMEKEEDAVSVRPSDLAEPPAELRDHEAKSMTNDEEPKLCFSVKQPVELHDHVAKSTTSDEEPKLCFSAKQPVELHDHEAKSITNDEETKLCFSVNENYFSAATEKLADEGMTQEKVVEQQDHLDISGAEVVLQNCNSKDTSTIHSEHVSDCHQNDGSSRSFCKSSNREMLTDQVADRDRVCSDVERAPQEKENDHTSDPLLHDLDDCAHSLGEKPICGQKEPSIAEGCNSASSKKGKDLPPCSETFKEVNSSEKEAMANKVKGKEPWTANACNGESSSKGRYRSPRAGSMEYGKSSGNEEMAQKVKEKEIWTAKACNGERSRNKGTDHPPCAGSMREGNFSEKEGVTHGENQSTRTVTLVDVDGTKWEVKLDDSFELGPPERSSFSWSEKEDAEETHSGSAKPHQNAEECPEGAPENGVTRVPTERSDLSRHGSFKTPTPTGPTESKHAGSTSANGDEQGAWERRRRPRAVVQKIPNSRAAEMYGYR, encoded by the exons ATGATGGCCGCCGGCGAGGAGGCCGCGACGGCCTTCGTGGAGACGAGCCTCGGCACCCGCATCGCCGTCTCCTTCCCCGCCCCCAACACCACCGTCGCCCACCTCAAGC GCATAGTGAGCGACGAGCACGCCGCGTCGTTCCCCCGCACCGTCCAAATCGCCGTCGAGTACTTCAAG GTCAGACGAAGGGGGTCCTGGTACCACCTCGCCGACTCCGTGCCGGTCCGGGCCGCCTTCCACGGCGTCAGGGGGGCATGGCACCTCCACGCGCACGTCCTGCCTCActctgccgctgctgctgctcaCTCTGAATGCAATGTACACATGCTGCATCATGTGCTCTGCTCCCACCAAAATGCCATCGGTGACGCGGCGGTGGCCGCTCAAGGATCCGACGCTCCGGCGACGGACCAGCAGGATGGACACGGTCACCCTGGGGACGCTCATCAAGATGGCTATAGTCCTGTGACGGGGCAACAGTTGGCAGGTGTGACCGAGGCACTGAGAGGGAGGAAACGTTTCAGGGTGAAAGAAGATGGAGACCGTGGTCAGAGTGTCCTTGCTGGCTGTGATGGCGGTTCTCTCGCCGCCCTTGTTTACTCCGTCAGACAAGATGGTCAGAATGAGTGCACACATAATTCAACGTCGAAAAGGATTTGCGCGGCGCGAGAGGATGGACTTTTGGATGAAGTGGGTGCCAATACTGTAGGTAGCGGTGGCGACGTCGCTGCTCGCTCAAAGATGCTTGAAGATGAAGGTGCTTTGGGCGAATCGTGTTGCCACGATGAAGGAATGGAGAAGGAAGAGGATGCGGTGTCGGTTAGACCATCAGACCTGGCTGAACCACCAGCAGAGCTGCGTGATCATGAGGCCAAGTCCATGACAAATGATGAAGAGCCAAAACTCTGCTTCTCGGTGAAACAACCAGTTGAGTTGCATGATCATGTGGCCAAGTCCACAACAAGTGATGAAGAGCCAAAACTCTGCTTCTCGGCGAAACAACCAGTTGAGCTGCATGATCATGAGGCCAAGTCcataacaaatgatgaagagacaaAACTCTGCTTCTCGGTGAACGAGAATTACTTCTCTGCAGCCACAGAAAAACTTGCTGATGAAGGGATGACACAAGAGAAAGTTGTTGAGCAACAAGATCACCTTGACATCTCAGGCGCTGAAGTAGTACTACAGAACTGTAACTCCAAAGATACCTCAACGATTCATTCTGAGCATGTATCTGATTGTCATCAAAATGATGGGTCATCAAGGAGCTTCTGCAAGAGTTCAAACCGTGAAATGCTGACTGATCAGGTTGCTGACCGTGACCGTGTTTGCTCGGACGTTGAAAGGGCACCCCAGGAGAAGGAAAATGATCATACAAGTGACCCCTTGCTGCATGATTTGGATGATTGTGCGCATAGTTTAGGCGAAAAGCCAATCTGTGGCCAGAAGGAGCCATCGATAGCTGAGGGATGCAATAGCGCAAGCAGCAAGAAAGGAAAAGATCTCCCGCCTTGTTCTGAGACATTCAAAGAAGTTAATTCTTCAGAAAAAGAAGCGATGGCAAACAAAGTAAAGGGAAAGGAACCATGGACAGCCAATGCATGCAACGGCGAAAGCAGCAGCAAAGGAAGATATCGGTCACCACGTGCTGGGTCCATGGAATACGGCAAATCTTCAGGAAACGAAGAGATGGCACAGAAAGTTAAGGAAAAGGAAATATGGACAGCCAAGGCGTGCAACGGTGAGAGAAGCAGGAACAAAGGAACTGATCATCCACCTTGTGCTGGGTCCATGAGAGAAGGCAATTTTTCAGAAAAAGAAGGGGTGACACATGGGGAGAATCAGAGCACAAGAACAGTCACATTGGTCGATGTGGATGGAACCAAATGGGAAGTGAAACTAGACGACTCTTTCGAACTTGGTCCGCCAGAAAGAAGCAGTTTTTCCtggtcagaaaaggaagatgctgAAGAAACCCATAGCGGCTCGGCGAAACCACATCAGAATGCTGAAGAATGTCCAGAGGGTGCACCTGAAAATGGAGTAACTAGGGTACCGACCGAGAGGAGCGATCTTTCACGACATGGTTCCTTCAAGACCCCGACGCCCACTGGTCCAACAGAATCAAAGCACGCAGGGAGCACATCAGCTAATGGCGATGAACAGGGGGCATGGGAGAGAAGAAGGCGACCGAGGGCTGTAGTTCAGAAAATACCGAATAGCAGGGCAGCGGAGATGTATGGCTACAG GTGA